A region from the Drosophila gunungcola strain Sukarami unplaced genomic scaffold, Dgunungcola_SK_2 000103F, whole genome shotgun sequence genome encodes:
- the LOC128265233 gene encoding uncharacterized protein LOC128265233: MQFMANKTLIIGGILLMGLVLVLAKDHSLENAPHIRHKRGIFWDFFQKMVITKNLIVDQYTDTRNTLNDIYNTVNEQFSDPGPDKPTSRPRVTTEKTSISGEESGSNSEEPTTTEAFQISRYELGRILGRNYRGLQKLAMSEFNTALNATKYNLAEYKSEADKQFANSLAVEKKNKLKSLKG, translated from the exons ATGCAATTCATGGCAAATAAAACCCTGATAATTGGTGGCATTCTGCTAATGGGACTGGTTTTGGTTCTGGCCAAGGATCACAGCCTCGAGAATGCTCCACATATCAGACACAAGCGCGGAATCTTCTGGGACTTCTTTCAGAAGATGGTCATCACTAAAAACCTAATTGTGGAT CAATATACGGATACGCGAAATACCCTAAACGATATATACAATACTGTAAACGAACAGTTCAGTGACCCAGGTCCCGATAAGCCCACCAGTCGTCCCAGGGTTACGACTGAGAAAACT TCCATCAGTGGAGAGGAGAGTGGTAGCAACAGCGAGGAACCCACCACAACGGAGGCCTTCCAGATTTCTCGTTACGAACTGGGTCGCATCCTGGGCAGAAACTACCGGGGTCTTCAGAAATTGGCCATGAGCGAGTTCAACACTGCCCTGAAC GCCACCAAGTACAATCTGGCTGAGTACAAGTCGGAGGCGGACAAGCAGTTTGCCAACAGTTTGGCCGTCGAAAAGAAGAACAAGCTGAAGAGTCTCAAGGGctga